One window of the Terriglobales bacterium genome contains the following:
- a CDS encoding response regulator, whose translation MSSLRMLFVDDEPSIRLTLPEILRLHGHEVEVASTVAEALAAIPVRKFDVLISDLNIGNPGDGFTVVSAMRRTQPQCVTLILTGYPGFETALQAIRNQVDDYLVKPTQVEQLVETIERKLSERTPHNPAPMKRVNEVLREWRQNVVDRAVVSLSARRKSSNETIREALLELFNALITFNDPKSDRESFAQGASHGVLRHHQHYSIDDLFEDFRTLERTAYEVVQENLLAADVSNLVPDLRAFNDHVQNVLMHAVNAYLEDSIAA comes from the coding sequence ATGTCATCGCTTCGCATGCTGTTTGTGGACGATGAGCCCTCTATCCGGCTCACTTTGCCGGAAATTTTGCGCTTGCATGGGCATGAAGTTGAGGTCGCTTCTACCGTTGCCGAGGCCCTGGCTGCGATCCCGGTACGCAAGTTTGATGTCCTGATCTCCGATCTAAACATCGGAAATCCCGGCGACGGATTCACCGTGGTGAGCGCGATGCGCCGCACACAACCGCAATGCGTGACGCTGATCCTGACCGGATATCCGGGATTCGAGACCGCACTTCAGGCGATTCGCAACCAGGTTGACGATTATTTGGTCAAGCCAACGCAGGTCGAACAGCTCGTGGAGACCATCGAGCGCAAACTGAGCGAGCGCACTCCGCACAACCCTGCGCCGATGAAACGCGTGAACGAAGTCCTCAGGGAGTGGCGACAAAACGTAGTTGATCGTGCAGTTGTATCGCTTTCTGCACGCAGGAAGAGTTCAAACGAGACGATTCGCGAAGCGTTGCTGGAGCTGTTTAACGCGCTCATTACCTTCAACGATCCCAAATCGGATCGCGAAAGCTTTGCACAGGGAGCATCGCATGGCGTGCTTCGCCACCACCAGCACTACTCTATCGACGATTTGTTTGAGGATTTCCGAACGCTGGAACGCACTGCGTATGAGGTCGTCCAGGAAAATCTACTCGCAGCCGACGTCAGTAACCTCGTTCCTGACCTCAGAGCTTTTAACGATCACGTGCAGAACGTTCTTATGCACGCGGTAAACGCCTACCTGGAAGACTCGATCGCTGCATGA